One Roseimaritima multifibrata DNA window includes the following coding sequences:
- a CDS encoding GNAT family N-acetyltransferase: MFTLAMTTPQTAVRPFLPSDATACLELFRDTVHRVNSRDYSSAQIHAWAPLDVKVPGWMERFENRIAYVAVAGSSLAGFADMTVEGHLDRLFVSADHQRQGIAGRLLTHLLNDDRRTSDSGITTEASITAKPFFESIGFTVVKKQTVLCRGVELTNFKMLLGRGTAD, encoded by the coding sequence ATGTTTACTCTTGCCATGACCACTCCGCAGACCGCTGTCCGCCCGTTCCTGCCGTCCGATGCAACCGCATGCTTAGAGCTGTTTCGCGACACGGTCCATCGAGTCAATTCCCGAGACTATTCCTCCGCTCAAATTCACGCGTGGGCCCCGCTGGACGTGAAGGTTCCGGGCTGGATGGAACGTTTTGAGAACCGGATTGCCTACGTTGCCGTCGCAGGATCTTCCCTCGCAGGCTTCGCCGACATGACGGTTGAAGGACACCTCGATCGACTCTTCGTATCGGCAGACCACCAAAGGCAAGGTATTGCAGGTCGCCTATTGACGCACCTGCTGAACGACGACCGGCGCACCTCTGATTCCGGTATCACCACCGAAGCGAGTATTACCGCTAAGCCATTCTTCGAATCTATCGGTTTCACGGTGGTCAAGAAACAGACCGTGTTATGCCGAGGCGTGGAACTGACAAATTTTAAGATGCTACTGGGACGAGGCACCGCTGATTGA
- a CDS encoding SDR family oxidoreductase codes for MAFDVKDKVVLVTGANRGIGKVTLEEALQRGATKVYAAVRKLDSANSLVAEHGDRVVPVRVDLDDPSSIAAAATTAADVDVVINNAGVMKTASAMSDDAIDALQFEMNANVYGLMRVAQAFGPVLKANGGGAFAQLNSVASVKTFPDFATYCASKAASYAITQGLRSSLGDQGTLVVSVHPGPIQTDMGSAAGFGDIAASPELVATAIFDAIANDRFHVWTDPMAQQVGAAYQSFAENVVEADMQESLG; via the coding sequence ATGGCATTTGACGTTAAAGACAAGGTCGTATTGGTGACCGGAGCAAATCGTGGGATCGGAAAAGTGACTCTTGAAGAAGCGCTGCAGCGTGGCGCGACCAAGGTCTACGCGGCTGTCCGAAAGCTTGATTCCGCCAACTCCCTCGTCGCCGAACATGGTGACCGAGTGGTGCCGGTCCGTGTTGATTTGGACGACCCTTCATCGATCGCCGCAGCGGCAACCACTGCAGCCGACGTGGATGTTGTTATCAATAACGCCGGGGTAATGAAAACGGCTTCGGCCATGAGCGATGACGCGATCGATGCTTTGCAGTTTGAAATGAACGCGAACGTTTATGGTCTGATGCGTGTCGCCCAAGCGTTCGGCCCCGTACTAAAAGCCAACGGTGGCGGTGCCTTTGCTCAGCTGAACAGTGTCGCGTCGGTTAAAACCTTCCCTGATTTCGCGACCTATTGCGCGTCCAAGGCTGCAAGCTATGCCATCACGCAGGGGCTGCGAAGTTCACTGGGCGACCAAGGGACCCTTGTCGTCAGCGTACACCCGGGGCCCATTCAGACCGACATGGGATCGGCCGCAGGATTCGGAGATATCGCAGCATCGCCTGAATTGGTTGCCACGGCAATTTTTGATGCCATCGCCAACGATCGATTTCATGTTTGGACCGATCCGATGGCTCAGCAGGTAGGGGCTGCTTACCAAAGTTTCGCAGAGAACGTGGTCGAAGCAGACATGCAGGAAAGTCTTGGGTAG
- a CDS encoding carboxymuconolactone decarboxylase family protein: MPEFTLHTIENGPDASKSVLEASQNAYGYVPNLLAVMAESPALLEAYEAVSAIFAEKTNLSATEQQIIAMTNNRLNGCEYCMAAHTSIMQAAKVPQDVITALRDGTEIADPKLEALRLFAEKVNQKRGWLEDADIDALLAAGYTKQTVCDVILGTAYKVLSNFTNHIAETPLDKGFAKNAWSADTLVES, translated from the coding sequence ATGCCTGAATTCACCCTTCACACGATCGAGAACGGACCGGACGCTAGCAAGTCGGTGCTGGAAGCGAGCCAGAATGCGTACGGCTATGTTCCAAATTTGCTGGCGGTCATGGCGGAATCGCCAGCGCTTCTGGAGGCGTACGAGGCCGTTTCAGCGATCTTCGCTGAGAAGACAAACCTTAGCGCCACCGAGCAGCAAATCATTGCGATGACCAACAATCGGCTGAACGGGTGCGAGTACTGCATGGCCGCTCACACATCGATTATGCAGGCTGCGAAAGTCCCACAGGATGTCATTACCGCGTTACGTGATGGCACCGAGATCGCTGACCCGAAGCTGGAGGCGCTGCGTCTGTTTGCTGAAAAAGTAAATCAGAAGCGAGGATGGTTGGAGGATGCTGACATCGATGCACTGCTGGCCGCAGGCTACACCAAGCAAACGGTTTGCGATGTGATTCTAGGAACCGCCTACAAAGTCCTCTCGAACTTCACAAACCATATTGCTGAAACGCCACTCGATAAGGGGTTTGCGAAGAACGCCTGGAGTGCGGACACGCTTGTGGAGTCCTGA
- a CDS encoding DMT family transporter — protein MSRGIETSRRANLVGSFWMVAAMAAFAVEDVFVKAASKSLPIGQVLILFGLGGASLFAFLAIRNQQPLFTSDVFSPTMRLRAVFEVFARLFYVLAIALTPLSAATVILQATPIVVIAGAAIVFGEKVGWRRWVAVFVGLAGVLIIVRPGTDSFSMLSVLAVLGMLGFAGRDLASRAAPLSLSTSVLGFYGFVAIVVAGGLYSIWDAKPYVWPTMQVALGLLGAVTFGVVAYAGLMKAMRIGQVSAVTPFRYSRLIFGIGFGMLLFDEPLTAPMLIGCGLIAVSGLFILSKRPRPV, from the coding sequence GTGTCTCGCGGGATCGAAACCAGTCGTCGAGCGAATTTGGTTGGTAGTTTTTGGATGGTTGCGGCAATGGCCGCGTTCGCGGTTGAAGACGTTTTTGTCAAAGCGGCTTCAAAGTCGCTTCCGATTGGGCAGGTTCTGATTTTGTTTGGACTAGGTGGGGCCAGTCTGTTTGCCTTTCTGGCGATCAGGAATCAACAACCGCTGTTCACCTCGGACGTTTTTTCTCCCACGATGCGGCTTCGCGCTGTCTTCGAGGTCTTCGCCCGCCTGTTTTATGTGCTCGCGATTGCACTGACGCCATTGTCCGCCGCGACGGTCATTCTGCAGGCAACGCCCATCGTCGTGATTGCCGGGGCGGCAATCGTTTTCGGTGAAAAAGTCGGCTGGCGAAGATGGGTGGCCGTGTTTGTTGGGCTGGCGGGGGTGTTGATTATTGTCCGTCCGGGGACGGATAGTTTTTCGATGCTGTCTGTGTTGGCCGTTTTGGGAATGCTGGGCTTTGCCGGTCGCGATCTTGCCAGCCGTGCCGCCCCATTAAGTCTGAGTACGTCGGTGCTAGGGTTTTATGGATTTGTTGCGATTGTTGTGGCGGGGGGGCTGTATTCGATCTGGGATGCGAAACCGTATGTTTGGCCGACCATGCAAGTCGCCCTTGGACTGTTGGGGGCGGTGACTTTCGGCGTTGTCGCGTACGCTGGGTTGATGAAAGCGATGCGGATCGGGCAGGTCTCTGCGGTCACTCCCTTCCGTTATTCGCGGTTGATCTTCGGAATTGGATTTGGGATGTTACTGTTTGACGAACCGCTCACCGCTCCCATGCTAATAGGATGTGGGCTGATCGCCGTTTCTGGCCTGTTCATTCTTTCGAAACGGCCTCGACCTGTATGA
- a CDS encoding tRNA-binding protein, with protein MSDYPFNFEVEISATLVYLPAHIVSQLDFGTSKRLRIDGEINGVRFECGLMPDKGRWCFMVSKKLQKLCGISPGDTASVSFAVTDSETVVVPPELQFALEANEAAMEVWQTWTAGKRRAQSLPVASAKLPATRERRVEEVIALLLAESGLQSGITTWQAFERVDMRAGTIIAVDDFPEARKPAYKVTVDFGEELGTKRTSAQITLNYTKDELVGRQIIGVINFPPKQIATFMSQFLILGFYREDGSVILAGPDEPIPNGAKLV; from the coding sequence ATGAGTGACTACCCGTTTAACTTTGAAGTCGAGATCTCCGCGACGCTCGTGTACCTACCGGCGCACATTGTTTCGCAATTGGATTTTGGGACATCGAAGCGTTTGCGTATCGATGGTGAAATCAATGGCGTCCGGTTTGAATGCGGTTTGATGCCAGATAAGGGCAGGTGGTGCTTCATGGTGTCTAAGAAACTGCAAAAGTTGTGTGGCATTTCACCCGGCGACACTGCGAGCGTTTCTTTTGCAGTCACCGATTCCGAGACTGTCGTTGTGCCGCCTGAATTGCAGTTTGCCTTGGAGGCAAACGAAGCCGCGATGGAGGTATGGCAAACCTGGACCGCGGGAAAGCGTCGAGCTCAATCGCTTCCTGTGGCGTCAGCAAAATTGCCGGCGACGCGTGAACGACGTGTCGAGGAAGTGATCGCGTTGCTCCTTGCCGAATCGGGTTTGCAAAGCGGAATCACCACATGGCAGGCGTTTGAACGCGTTGACATGCGGGCGGGCACGATCATCGCGGTCGACGATTTTCCCGAAGCGCGTAAGCCAGCCTACAAGGTGACCGTCGATTTTGGGGAAGAGCTGGGGACTAAGCGAACGAGCGCTCAGATTACGCTGAACTACACCAAAGACGAACTGGTGGGACGCCAGATCATTGGCGTCATCAATTTTCCACCCAAGCAAATCGCAACCTTCATGTCGCAATTCCTTATCTTGGGTTTTTACCGCGAAGATGGTTCGGTCATTTTGGCGGGACCCGACGAACCGATTCCCAACGGAGCCAAATTGGTTTAG
- a CDS encoding SOUL family heme-binding protein, which yields MSIRIPFMVKLLGLGVLVGLASSGIAEDGYESAEYKVVEKDGNIEIREYPDLMLASTNTDPDARGRDGSFMRLFGYISGANEGEQKIAMTTPVFMEAGQAESEGKMGFVVPKNVVDSGTPEPKSSSVAIRKREGGRFAVIRFPGRMSKELAKENEAKLRTWMESKSLAGEAKAETAGYDAPFTPGPLRRNEVLIRVQQPESVEAPGQ from the coding sequence ATGAGTATTCGAATCCCCTTCATGGTCAAATTGCTTGGTTTGGGCGTCCTGGTAGGTCTTGCCTCTTCTGGGATAGCGGAAGACGGCTACGAATCGGCCGAGTACAAGGTTGTGGAAAAGGATGGCAACATTGAGATTCGTGAATATCCCGATTTGATGCTGGCCTCAACAAATACCGATCCAGATGCTCGAGGTCGTGATGGCAGTTTTATGCGGCTGTTCGGTTACATCAGCGGAGCGAATGAGGGGGAGCAGAAAATCGCGATGACGACTCCGGTCTTTATGGAAGCGGGCCAAGCCGAATCGGAAGGGAAGATGGGGTTTGTTGTTCCAAAGAATGTTGTTGATTCAGGAACCCCGGAACCAAAATCTTCATCGGTCGCGATTCGGAAACGTGAGGGAGGCCGTTTCGCAGTGATCCGCTTCCCTGGACGAATGTCAAAAGAGTTGGCAAAGGAAAATGAAGCAAAGCTGCGAACGTGGATGGAGTCCAAGTCGCTCGCTGGTGAAGCGAAGGCCGAGACCGCAGGATACGACGCCCCATTCACTCCGGGGCCGCTGCGTCGGAACGAAGTGCTGATTCGTGTGCAGCAGCCTGAATCCGTCGAGGCGCCGGGACAATGA
- a CDS encoding thiol-disulfide oxidoreductase DCC family protein — protein sequence MSQGDNNEWHVEVFYDGACPLCLREIKLLRWMDRKHRIRFTDIAAQDFNPDDFNKTMTEFMDEIQGRLPSGEWIVGVEVFRRLYAAVGLGPIAWLTRLPVISHGLEFGYHHFAKHRLKLTGRCDSDSCQTPSAIAESVSPLTPRK from the coding sequence ATGAGCCAGGGTGACAACAACGAGTGGCATGTCGAAGTCTTTTATGACGGCGCTTGCCCGCTCTGTTTACGTGAAATCAAGTTATTGCGGTGGATGGACCGAAAGCATCGGATTCGGTTTACCGATATCGCAGCGCAGGATTTCAATCCGGATGATTTTAATAAGACGATGACGGAATTCATGGACGAGATCCAAGGCCGTCTGCCAAGTGGCGAGTGGATTGTTGGCGTCGAAGTTTTTCGGCGGCTATACGCCGCCGTTGGTTTGGGCCCGATCGCTTGGTTGACTCGGTTACCCGTAATCTCTCATGGTCTTGAATTCGGCTACCATCATTTTGCAAAGCACCGTCTAAAGTTGACTGGCCGCTGCGATTCCGATTCGTGCCAAACGCCCTCCGCTATCGCTGAATCAGTGTCGCCTTTGACTCCGCGAAAGTAA
- a CDS encoding zinc ribbon domain-containing protein YjdM: MSELPNCPQCDGEFTYEDGPLLVCPTCAHEWSPAESADNADDDATRDANGNLLESGDTVVVIKDLKFRGGVVKGGTKVKNIRIVDGDHDIDCKIDGIGAMSLKSEFVKKA; encoded by the coding sequence ATGAGCGAACTACCGAACTGCCCCCAGTGCGACGGCGAATTTACCTACGAAGACGGACCGTTGCTTGTCTGTCCAACCTGTGCCCATGAGTGGTCGCCTGCTGAATCAGCGGATAACGCCGACGACGATGCCACGCGAGACGCCAACGGCAACCTTCTAGAATCGGGCGACACGGTCGTCGTCATCAAAGACCTAAAGTTCCGAGGCGGCGTCGTCAAAGGGGGAACGAAGGTCAAGAACATCCGAATCGTGGACGGCGATCATGACATCGATTGCAAGATCGATGGTATCGGAGCCATGTCGCTAAAATCCGAGTTCGTCAAGAAAGCTTGA
- a CDS encoding haloacid dehalogenase type II — translation MSKNIVAIVLAGMVLSGSGYKTFAQEPSGLHEESAVHHPEKVMRRPTVIIFDVNETLLDMAPLKTSVGQALGGREDLLPLWFSTMLHYSLVETLSDNYHSFGEIGTAALMMVAETQGVELSYEEAKKAIVTPLRSLPPHADVVAGLKALDKAGFKIVSLTNSSAIGVETQFKNAGLTEFFEKRYSVDAVRKFKPHPAPYHSVLKDLNVDPQDVLMVAAHAWDLAGAKSVGLQTAFVARPGKALYPNVDRPDYVVKDLAELVAILQEVK, via the coding sequence ATGTCAAAAAATATTGTCGCAATTGTGCTTGCTGGAATGGTACTGAGTGGGAGTGGATACAAGACGTTCGCCCAAGAGCCGTCAGGTCTGCATGAGGAGTCCGCTGTACATCATCCGGAGAAGGTTATGAGAAGACCAACCGTTATCATCTTTGATGTCAACGAAACGTTGCTTGACATGGCTCCGTTGAAGACATCGGTTGGGCAAGCGTTAGGCGGCCGCGAAGACCTTTTGCCACTCTGGTTTTCCACGATGTTGCATTATTCGTTGGTCGAAACGTTGAGCGATAACTACCACAGCTTTGGTGAAATTGGAACCGCCGCATTGATGATGGTTGCGGAAACACAAGGCGTGGAGCTTAGTTACGAAGAAGCTAAAAAGGCGATTGTGACGCCGCTTCGTTCGCTGCCGCCACACGCAGATGTGGTTGCGGGACTGAAGGCACTGGACAAGGCTGGGTTTAAAATCGTCAGTTTGACCAATTCGTCGGCGATTGGTGTGGAAACGCAGTTCAAGAATGCGGGGCTTACCGAATTTTTTGAAAAGCGATACAGCGTCGATGCCGTTCGCAAATTTAAACCTCACCCAGCCCCCTACCACAGTGTCTTGAAAGATCTGAATGTCGATCCGCAGGATGTCCTGATGGTTGCTGCTCATGCATGGGATTTGGCGGGAGCCAAAAGCGTCGGGCTGCAAACAGCCTTCGTCGCTCGACCAGGCAAAGCACTTTACCCGAACGTCGATCGGCCTGACTATGTCGTGAAAGACCTTGCAGAGTTAGTGGCGATTCTACAGGAAGTCAAATGA
- a CDS encoding zinc-binding alcohol dehydrogenase family protein, with the protein MKAVALTHYLPITDPNSLMDVELDKPVPTGRDLLIATKAIAVNPVDYKVRAPKETVEPTPKVLGWDAAGIVEAVGPDVTLFQPGDEVYYAGDITRQGANSEFHLIDERIVGSKPKSLDFAHAAAFPLTSITAYEAFFERLNIDVDGANKGESILIIGGAGGVGSIAIQLAKIAGLNVITTASRPESSAWVKKLGADHVINHREPLRPQIESIGLKYVDYIALFNDTDGHWNAAVDLIRPQGHIVTIVENSKPLEQNEMKMKAATFSWEFMFTRSMFQTPDMIEQHHLLNRIAHWIDDGRIQGTAGDVMSPINAKNLRAAHATLEEGRAIGKIVLKGWE; encoded by the coding sequence ATGAAAGCCGTTGCACTCACCCACTATTTGCCGATTACCGATCCAAACTCGTTGATGGATGTCGAACTGGATAAACCGGTTCCTACCGGACGTGACTTACTGATTGCCACCAAAGCGATCGCCGTCAATCCGGTCGACTACAAAGTTCGAGCCCCCAAAGAGACCGTCGAACCGACGCCCAAAGTGCTCGGCTGGGATGCCGCAGGAATCGTCGAAGCGGTCGGCCCGGACGTAACGTTGTTCCAGCCGGGCGACGAGGTCTACTACGCGGGAGACATCACCCGCCAAGGTGCGAATTCAGAATTTCATTTGATCGACGAACGTATCGTCGGGAGCAAACCGAAATCGCTGGACTTCGCTCACGCAGCTGCGTTCCCGTTGACGTCGATCACGGCCTACGAAGCGTTTTTTGAGCGTCTTAACATCGACGTCGATGGTGCGAACAAAGGCGAATCGATATTGATCATCGGAGGTGCAGGAGGGGTGGGATCGATCGCGATTCAACTTGCAAAGATCGCAGGCCTCAACGTGATCACCACTGCATCGCGTCCAGAGTCTTCCGCGTGGGTCAAGAAATTGGGCGCCGATCATGTGATCAATCACCGAGAACCATTACGGCCGCAAATTGAATCGATCGGATTGAAGTACGTCGACTACATCGCACTGTTCAACGACACCGACGGGCACTGGAATGCGGCAGTCGATTTGATTCGGCCGCAAGGTCACATCGTAACCATCGTGGAAAACAGCAAGCCACTCGAGCAAAACGAAATGAAGATGAAGGCTGCGACCTTCTCGTGGGAATTCATGTTCACGCGTTCCATGTTTCAGACCCCCGACATGATCGAACAGCATCATCTGCTGAACCGGATTGCGCATTGGATCGATGATGGTCGAATCCAGGGGACCGCAGGGGACGTCATGTCACCGATCAACGCAAAGAACCTGCGTGCCGCTCATGCGACATTAGAAGAGGGCCGAGCCATCGGCAAGATCGTGCTCAAGGGCTGGGAATAA
- a CDS encoding winged helix-turn-helix transcriptional regulator codes for MDTNGKSRHLSYDPPACPVEATLELIGGKWKGIILFHLLDGRLRFSELKRCVGCVTQRMLTKQLRDLEASGLVNRIVYAEVPPRVEYELNAEGESLRGILKELKKWGEGHAVKLLEERARNETENV; via the coding sequence ATGGATACTAATGGCAAATCGCGGCATCTTAGTTACGATCCTCCGGCTTGCCCGGTGGAGGCGACGCTGGAGTTGATTGGAGGGAAGTGGAAAGGGATTATTCTCTTTCATCTGCTTGACGGTCGACTTCGATTCAGCGAGTTAAAGCGATGCGTTGGCTGTGTGACTCAGCGAATGCTAACAAAACAACTTCGCGATCTTGAAGCAAGCGGTTTGGTAAACCGGATTGTTTATGCCGAAGTGCCACCGCGAGTCGAATACGAACTTAACGCCGAAGGGGAATCGCTTCGTGGCATTTTGAAAGAGTTAAAGAAGTGGGGGGAAGGCCACGCCGTTAAATTGCTGGAGGAACGTGCCCGCAACGAAACGGAAAACGTTTAA
- a CDS encoding sigma-70 family RNA polymerase sigma factor, whose product MTSASTSEPEDWVEEYGDALYRYAVSRLRDATAAEEVVQQTFVAGLEHQSQFAGRGTHQGWLMGILKRKIIDFIRDQRRMTSSESVDPSDSLNLYFDERGRWKKSMRETLLQPLDSIDRAEFWPIFQKCLAALPEKQSGVFALREMEELNSTEICKELNITPSNLWVLLHRARIRLARCIKLRWLQEKE is encoded by the coding sequence ATGACCAGTGCTTCGACATCTGAGCCCGAGGATTGGGTTGAGGAATACGGCGATGCGCTTTATCGCTACGCCGTCTCTCGATTGCGTGATGCAACCGCTGCGGAAGAGGTCGTGCAGCAGACCTTTGTTGCCGGGCTTGAGCATCAAAGTCAGTTCGCAGGTAGGGGGACTCATCAAGGTTGGCTGATGGGGATCCTTAAACGGAAAATTATCGATTTCATTCGCGATCAGAGACGTATGACATCGTCTGAGTCGGTCGACCCCTCCGATTCGCTAAACCTGTACTTCGATGAGAGGGGGCGGTGGAAGAAGAGCATGCGTGAGACGCTTCTGCAGCCGCTTGATTCGATCGACCGAGCCGAATTTTGGCCGATTTTTCAAAAATGCTTGGCCGCCCTGCCAGAGAAGCAATCGGGCGTTTTTGCACTGCGGGAAATGGAAGAATTAAATTCCACAGAAATCTGTAAGGAGTTGAACATTACTCCGTCTAACCTGTGGGTCCTTCTGCACCGTGCCCGTATTCGGCTGGCTCGTTGCATCAAGTTGCGGTGGCTGCAGGAAAAAGAATAA